One part of the Enterococcus sp. DIV1094 genome encodes these proteins:
- the aroD gene encoding type I 3-dehydroquinate dehydratase, translating to MFQVKGVRFGTGRPKVCAPLTGMTREDLLREAILAREAGADLAEWRLDCYQEVFDHEQLKETLVLIYEMLEGLPLLLTFRTLEEGGAQDISIKDYHDLYKFLIDTELVDMLDIELFKIESMDKDLLHDIHRRQIPLVISSHDFKETPADPVLLYRLNMMEHFGASIGKIAVMPNNERDVLRMMELTRRAHSFVSMPLVTMSMGELGMVSRLAGNVTGSAITFGALDATRASAPGQLPVKQLKKIISLLNEN from the coding sequence ATGTTTCAAGTAAAAGGGGTAAGATTTGGTACCGGACGTCCAAAAGTATGTGCGCCCTTGACTGGCATGACTCGTGAGGATCTTTTAAGAGAAGCGATCCTAGCGAGAGAAGCAGGCGCGGATTTAGCAGAATGGCGACTTGATTGTTATCAAGAAGTCTTTGATCACGAACAATTAAAGGAAACATTAGTATTGATCTATGAGATGCTAGAAGGACTTCCTTTACTTTTGACCTTTCGCACCTTAGAAGAAGGTGGCGCACAAGACATCTCAATCAAAGACTACCACGATCTATATAAATTTCTGATCGATACAGAATTAGTGGATATGCTAGATATTGAGTTGTTCAAAATTGAAAGTATGGATAAAGATCTGCTTCATGATATCCATCGCCGGCAGATCCCACTGGTCATCAGTAGTCATGATTTCAAAGAAACCCCAGCAGATCCAGTTTTGCTGTATCGTTTGAATATGATGGAACATTTTGGTGCAAGTATTGGTAAGATTGCTGTGATGCCAAATAATGAACGAGATGTCCTACGTATGATGGAATTGACTCGTCGCGCCCATTCGTTTGTTTCGATGCCTTTAGTCACAATGTCGATGGGAGAACTCGGCATGGTCTCTCGACTTGCCGGCAACGTGACCGGTTCAGCCATCACATTTGGTGCGTTAGATGCGACACGTGCATCGGCACCTGGACAGTTACCAGTCAAACAATTAAAAAAAATCATTAGTTTACTCAATGAAAATTAA
- the gdhA gene encoding NADP-specific glutamate dehydrogenase has product MSNAKEYVQSIQEKLHQKDEGQSEFLQAVDEFMPTVIQFLEKNPEYIEKNILGILVEPERVIQFRVPWQDDQGNWQVNRGYRIQYNSAIGPYKGGLRFHPSVNLSILKFLAFEQIFKNSLTGLPIGGGKGGSDFDPKGKSDNEIMRFCQSFMLELAKHIGPSIDVPAGDIGVGAREIGYLYGAYKRLKQYDAGVLTGKPLDFWGSKIRTEATGYGLVYYVKHLLNEEQDSFAGKTVFVSGSGNVAIYAIEKVHELGGKVVTCSDSGGYIYDPEGIDLDLLKELKEVKRARLTEYVKERSSAEYHANESVWTLKQAADIALPCATQNEINDDLAEILVENGVKIVAEGANMPSTLEAVSVFEKADIWYCPGKAANAGGVAVSALEMSQNSQRLVWESSQVDTELDDIMATIYQTCRQTAKDFGNEKNLLLGANVAGFEKVAKVMAMQGLV; this is encoded by the coding sequence ATGTCAAATGCAAAAGAATATGTACAATCGATACAAGAAAAACTTCACCAAAAAGATGAAGGCCAAAGCGAGTTTTTACAAGCGGTCGATGAATTTATGCCCACGGTCATCCAATTTTTAGAAAAAAATCCAGAATATATTGAAAAAAATATTCTAGGGATATTAGTTGAACCAGAACGCGTGATCCAATTCCGTGTACCTTGGCAAGATGATCAAGGAAACTGGCAAGTGAATCGTGGTTATCGAATCCAATACAATTCAGCCATCGGACCATATAAAGGTGGCTTACGTTTTCATCCAAGTGTCAACTTGAGTATTTTAAAATTCTTAGCATTTGAACAAATTTTCAAAAACAGCCTAACTGGTCTGCCGATTGGCGGCGGTAAAGGCGGAAGTGACTTTGATCCAAAAGGAAAATCAGATAATGAAATCATGCGCTTTTGTCAAAGTTTCATGTTAGAACTAGCGAAGCATATCGGACCTTCAATCGACGTACCTGCTGGAGATATCGGCGTTGGTGCACGCGAAATCGGCTATCTGTATGGTGCCTATAAACGTTTGAAGCAATACGATGCCGGTGTGTTGACAGGGAAACCACTCGATTTCTGGGGAAGCAAGATTCGAACAGAAGCAACGGGTTACGGCTTGGTTTACTATGTAAAACATTTATTGAACGAAGAGCAAGATTCATTTGCGGGCAAAACCGTATTTGTCTCAGGTAGTGGAAATGTAGCAATCTATGCCATCGAAAAAGTCCATGAACTAGGTGGAAAAGTCGTTACATGTTCCGATTCAGGCGGATACATCTATGATCCAGAAGGCATTGATCTTGATCTGTTAAAAGAATTAAAAGAAGTCAAAAGAGCCCGTTTGACAGAATATGTCAAAGAACGCTCGTCAGCTGAATATCATGCAAATGAATCTGTTTGGACATTGAAGCAAGCCGCAGATATTGCTTTGCCTTGTGCCACACAAAACGAAATCAATGATGATTTGGCAGAGATCTTAGTAGAAAATGGTGTCAAGATCGTAGCCGAAGGCGCAAACATGCCGTCGACACTTGAAGCCGTTTCAGTTTTTGAAAAAGCAGACATCTGGTATTGTCCAGGAAAAGCTGCCAATGCAGGTGGAGTTGCTGTTTCTGCGCTAGAGATGAGTCAAAACTCCCAACGCCTTGTTTGGGAAAGCAGCCAAGTCGACACAGAACTAGATGACATCATGGCAACCATCTATCAAACTTGTCGTCAAACTGCCAAAGATTTTGGTAACGAAAAAAATCTCTTGCTAGGTGCCAATGTTGCTGGCTTTGAAAAAGTCGCAAAAGTAATGGCAATGCAAGGCTTAGTTTAA
- a CDS encoding sensor histidine kinase, with product MRYLYQQLLAFCGMIAMIILIVGISFTQLTKQTIEENNYQQLFGYAESVEKTTQTFADTFSQFNQDQAFQNALELTEQVLTEQNVNFIFIDKYERVIYPTAGVYLNFTITANQWESLKNGRQVKFTSNKNIAGENQATSYALVPFNLNHEFYGGLVVSQPARNIDNSVRSVTLNLFKGFIFSSIIAIIASYAFAAFQVKRINRLRNATKEVTNGNFDVQLPVNDKDEFDELADDFNKMTNSLKESRAEIEEQENRRRQFMADASHEMRTPLTTINGLLEGLEYNAIPENQRDNAIKLMKNETERLIRLVNENLDYEKIRTNQISMVIKKFDGTETLKNIVAQLESKAEAAGNQLILEAPEQLDVYADYDRFVQIMVNIIQNAIQFTENGTITVTLEKGYLETIIKVTDTGIGMSEQQMKSIWDRYYKVDPSRKNTKYGESGLGLPIVQQLVRLHKGKLDVTSELGKGTTFTVKLPDVEIE from the coding sequence ATGCGTTATTTATATCAACAACTACTTGCCTTTTGTGGGATGATCGCCATGATCATCTTGATCGTCGGCATTTCTTTTACCCAATTGACGAAGCAGACGATCGAAGAAAATAATTACCAACAACTCTTTGGCTATGCTGAATCAGTGGAAAAAACGACGCAAACTTTTGCAGATACGTTTTCTCAATTCAATCAAGATCAGGCATTCCAAAATGCCTTGGAATTGACCGAACAAGTGTTGACGGAACAAAATGTCAACTTTATCTTTATTGATAAGTATGAGCGTGTCATCTATCCAACCGCTGGCGTTTACTTAAATTTTACGATCACCGCCAATCAATGGGAAAGCTTGAAAAATGGCCGACAAGTCAAGTTCACCTCCAATAAAAATATTGCAGGAGAAAATCAAGCCACCTCATATGCGTTGGTTCCTTTTAACTTGAACCATGAATTTTATGGAGGACTGGTCGTCAGCCAACCTGCAAGAAACATCGATAATAGTGTGCGCTCAGTGACCTTGAATCTATTTAAAGGGTTCATTTTCTCAAGTATTATTGCCATCATTGCCAGCTATGCGTTTGCTGCGTTCCAAGTGAAACGGATCAATCGATTGAGAAATGCCACCAAAGAGGTGACAAACGGCAATTTTGATGTGCAGTTACCAGTCAACGACAAAGATGAATTTGATGAGTTAGCAGACGATTTCAATAAGATGACGAATTCCCTGAAAGAGTCACGTGCAGAAATCGAAGAACAAGAAAATCGTCGCCGGCAATTCATGGCAGATGCGTCTCATGAGATGCGGACGCCATTAACAACGATCAATGGCTTGTTGGAAGGTTTAGAGTATAATGCCATCCCAGAAAATCAACGAGACAATGCTATCAAGTTGATGAAGAACGAGACCGAACGTCTTATTCGTTTAGTCAATGAGAATCTAGATTATGAAAAAATCAGAACGAATCAAATCAGTATGGTCATCAAGAAATTTGATGGCACAGAAACTTTGAAAAATATCGTTGCCCAATTGGAATCAAAAGCAGAAGCTGCGGGCAACCAATTGATTTTAGAAGCACCAGAGCAATTAGATGTATATGCTGATTATGATCGTTTTGTGCAAATCATGGTCAACATTATCCAAAATGCGATCCAATTCACTGAAAATGGAACGATCACGGTCACTTTAGAAAAAGGGTATCTTGAAACGATCATCAAAGTGACTGATACAGGGATCGGCATGTCAGAACAACAAATGAAAAGTATATGGGATCGCTATTACAAAGTCGATCCATCTAGAAAAAATACCAAATACGGTGAGTCTGGGTTAGGCTTACCAATCGTCCAACAATTAGTTCGACTGCATAAAGGAAAGCTTGATGTCACGAGCGAGTTAGGCAAAGGAACGACCTTTACTGTCAAACTACCAGATGTGGAGATCGAATAA
- the ybaK gene encoding Cys-tRNA(Pro) deacylase produces the protein MAKKKQVKTNAIRMVEQKKIAYTEHEYAWDEDHISASSVADQLPGSEDRIFKTLVAVGNNTGPIVAVIPGSTELDLKKLAKASGNKKVEMLHLKDLEKTTGYIRGGCSPIGMKKLFPTFIEEQARAYDQIIISAGKRGLQIELAPEAIAELTNATFVDIKS, from the coding sequence TTGGCAAAAAAGAAACAAGTAAAAACCAATGCGATACGCATGGTCGAACAAAAAAAGATCGCTTATACAGAACATGAATACGCTTGGGATGAAGACCATATCAGTGCCTCATCCGTTGCAGATCAGTTGCCTGGAAGTGAAGACAGGATATTTAAAACATTAGTGGCAGTCGGCAATAACACAGGTCCAATCGTCGCTGTGATCCCTGGAAGCACCGAACTGGATTTAAAGAAACTAGCAAAAGCATCTGGCAATAAAAAAGTAGAAATGCTCCACCTGAAAGATTTAGAAAAAACAACTGGCTATATCCGAGGTGGTTGTTCACCAATTGGGATGAAAAAGTTATTTCCTACATTTATTGAAGAACAGGCAAGAGCGTATGATCAAATCATCATTTCTGCTGGAAAACGAGGACTGCAAATAGAGCTAGCTCCAGAAGCCATCGCCGAGTTGACCAATGCAACATTTGTTGATATCAAGAGTTAG
- a CDS encoding LTA synthase family protein, producing the protein MKIKTPAFLNKRLGFFSLLAVLLWVKTIATYLFEFHLGIDSGIQYFILFINPIATTILLLGIALYVRRTKAAYITMLVIYFLLTLLLFSNIIYYREFTDFITINAILGAGKVASGLGESAIRLFRPYDVLYWIDIVLIIALLATKKIKMDERPIRARMAFAFSTLAIMIFSGNLFLAEADRPELLTRTFSRDYLVKYLGLNAFMVYDGIQTYQTNQVRAEASPNDMKEVATYVKEHYAQPNQDLFGLAEGKNVIYIHLESLQQFVIDYKLTDENGVEHEVTPFLNSLFHSNETFSFDNFFHQVKAGKTSDAETLMENSLFGLNQGSLFTQLGGKNTFEAAPNILKQTKGYTSAVFHGNAGTFWNRNETYKSFGYDYFFDASYYDVNDDNSFQYGLHDKPFFEQSVPYLERMQQPFYSKFIAVSNHFPYSRFTNEEAGFPVANTNDETINGYFATANYLDRAVEEFFNYLKASGLYENSMIVLYGDHYGISNSRNRSLAELVGKTSSTWTNFDNAAMQRVPYMIHLPGQTKGGINHTYGGQVDALPTLLHLLGVDSKNYIQLGQDLFSPDNNQLVAFRDVDFVSPKYTYYGGAVYLTETGELLSDMTEEQQAEVTALREAVSKQLAVSDQINNGDLLRFYTESGLEPLDTSTFDYKNGLQHLNDAERALGDKSTSVFSQNNDQTTQNLYESKTFQDLHGVPDTEEPTDSDDSVENN; encoded by the coding sequence TTGAAAATAAAAACACCCGCTTTTTTAAATAAAAGGCTCGGATTTTTTTCTTTACTAGCAGTTTTGTTATGGGTCAAAACAATTGCTACTTATCTATTTGAGTTTCATTTAGGAATTGACAGTGGGATTCAGTACTTCATCTTGTTCATCAACCCAATTGCAACAACTATCCTTCTTTTAGGGATTGCCTTATATGTTAGACGAACGAAAGCAGCGTATATCACAATGCTTGTCATCTATTTCTTGTTGACCTTGCTCTTATTTTCTAACATCATCTACTATCGTGAGTTCACTGATTTTATTACGATCAACGCGATTTTAGGCGCAGGAAAAGTTGCAAGTGGTTTAGGAGAAAGTGCGATACGGTTGTTCCGTCCCTATGATGTCCTTTATTGGATCGATATCGTTCTGATAATTGCCCTTTTAGCAACGAAAAAAATCAAAATGGATGAACGTCCGATCCGCGCTCGGATGGCGTTTGCTTTTTCTACTTTAGCGATCATGATCTTTTCAGGAAATCTCTTTTTAGCTGAAGCAGATCGTCCAGAGTTATTGACACGTACCTTCTCTCGTGATTATTTAGTTAAGTATCTTGGACTAAACGCATTCATGGTGTATGACGGTATCCAAACTTACCAAACGAACCAAGTACGCGCAGAAGCAAGTCCAAATGACATGAAAGAAGTAGCAACGTATGTCAAAGAACATTATGCGCAACCAAACCAAGACCTATTCGGATTAGCTGAAGGTAAAAATGTTATCTATATCCACTTGGAAAGCTTGCAACAATTTGTGATCGATTATAAATTGACCGACGAAAATGGTGTAGAACATGAAGTAACACCTTTCTTGAACAGCTTGTTCCATAGTAATGAAACATTTAGTTTTGATAACTTCTTCCACCAAGTAAAAGCAGGAAAAACAAGTGATGCCGAAACATTGATGGAAAACTCATTATTCGGTTTGAACCAAGGTTCATTGTTCACTCAATTAGGCGGCAAAAATACATTTGAAGCTGCACCAAACATTTTAAAACAAACAAAAGGTTATACAAGTGCCGTATTCCACGGAAATGCTGGTACATTCTGGAACCGTAATGAAACATATAAGAGTTTTGGTTATGATTACTTCTTTGATGCGTCTTACTACGACGTGAATGATGACAACTCATTCCAATACGGTTTACATGATAAACCATTCTTTGAACAATCAGTACCATACTTAGAACGGATGCAACAACCGTTCTACTCTAAATTTATTGCTGTATCCAACCACTTCCCTTATTCAAGATTCACGAATGAGGAAGCTGGATTCCCAGTAGCAAATACAAATGATGAAACAATCAATGGGTACTTTGCAACAGCCAATTATTTAGACCGAGCAGTAGAAGAATTCTTTAACTATTTAAAAGCAAGTGGCTTGTATGAAAACTCAATGATCGTCTTGTATGGAGACCATTATGGTATTTCTAATTCAAGAAACAGATCATTAGCTGAGTTGGTTGGTAAAACAAGTTCAACTTGGACGAATTTTGACAATGCAGCGATGCAACGCGTACCATACATGATCCATCTTCCAGGACAAACAAAAGGCGGGATCAATCATACGTATGGTGGACAAGTTGATGCTTTACCTACACTGCTTCACTTGTTAGGCGTGGATTCAAAAAATTATATCCAACTTGGTCAAGACCTGTTCTCACCAGACAACAATCAATTAGTGGCGTTCCGTGATGTTGATTTTGTTTCACCTAAGTACACATACTACGGTGGCGCGGTTTATCTAACAGAAACTGGCGAACTGCTTTCAGATATGACAGAAGAACAACAAGCAGAAGTCACTGCTTTGCGTGAAGCAGTCAGCAAGCAACTTGCAGTTTCAGACCAAATCAACAACGGGGATCTTCTTCGTTTCTATACAGAAAGTGGTTTAGAACCACTTGATACTTCTACGTTTGATTACAAGAATGGCTTGCAACATCTAAATGATGCTGAACGCGCACTTGGCGATAAATCAACAAGCGTCTTTAGTCAAAACAATGATCAAACAACGCAAAATCTATACGAATCAAAAACGTTCCAGGATCTTCATGGCGTTCCTGATACCGAAGAACCGACGGATAGTGATGATTCAGTAGAAAACAACTAA
- a CDS encoding SdpI family protein has product MIFLTVGAFLTLIGLLFLILPSKGNLPLYGYHSERAAKSDAHWQIAQRTSGKYFFLFGLLMTLIGYWLKATGHTNFFIIEMLVLVFPIMPIFILTEKKLQTYDLENGGDEHEHFND; this is encoded by the coding sequence ATGATTTTTTTAACAGTAGGTGCCTTTTTAACCTTAATAGGTCTCTTATTTTTGATTTTACCTTCTAAAGGTAACTTGCCTTTATACGGTTATCATTCAGAACGTGCTGCTAAATCTGACGCACATTGGCAGATCGCCCAACGAACGAGCGGAAAATATTTCTTTCTTTTTGGTTTATTGATGACTCTGATCGGGTACTGGTTGAAAGCGACAGGCCATACAAATTTTTTCATTATTGAAATGTTGGTCTTAGTTTTTCCAATCATGCCGATTTTTATATTAACAGAAAAGAAATTACAAACTTACGATTTGGAAAATGGAGGAGACGAGCATGAACATTTTAATGATTGA
- a CDS encoding Cof-type HAD-IIB family hydrolase → MTNYKAITFFDLDGTLLDGNSKITPEIAAAIQALKDNDILPVIATGRTEMEIRQIMRDAGITSAATMNGSCISVEGEEIYSVRFSKEECQKMRDHIEEQGHALCFYNRDNIWSTHHTETMRKAYGFIHSDVPPIDPSAFQDHPINMLLILSESGDEYYHEHFPELTFYRNSPYSIDTVKKGISKGAGVKRLKETLNLENIPTFGFGDGPNDFALLQACDHKIAMGNAYDELKEIATFITKKNTEGGIVHALKHFDLI, encoded by the coding sequence GTGACAAACTATAAAGCAATCACATTTTTTGATCTCGATGGGACTTTACTAGATGGAAATTCTAAAATCACTCCTGAGATCGCCGCAGCCATTCAAGCGCTAAAAGACAATGATATCCTTCCTGTTATCGCTACAGGACGTACAGAAATGGAAATCAGACAAATCATGCGTGATGCGGGTATCACCTCTGCTGCAACAATGAACGGATCGTGTATCAGTGTTGAGGGAGAAGAAATCTATTCTGTTCGTTTTTCTAAGGAAGAATGTCAAAAAATGCGTGACCATATCGAAGAGCAAGGCCATGCACTTTGTTTTTATAACCGAGATAATATTTGGAGTACACATCACACGGAGACTATGAGAAAAGCTTATGGCTTTATCCATTCAGATGTCCCGCCGATCGATCCTTCGGCTTTTCAAGATCATCCGATCAATATGTTGTTGATCCTTTCAGAATCAGGCGACGAATACTATCATGAACATTTTCCAGAATTGACTTTTTACCGCAATAGTCCGTATTCGATCGATACAGTTAAAAAAGGTATTTCAAAAGGTGCTGGTGTCAAACGATTGAAAGAAACCTTAAACTTAGAAAACATTCCAACTTTTGGTTTTGGTGATGGCCCTAATGACTTCGCTTTGCTTCAAGCTTGTGATCATAAAATCGCAATGGGCAATGCGTATGATGAGTTGAAAGAAATTGCCACGTTCATTACAAAGAAAAATACTGAGGGCGGAATCGTTCACGCATTGAAGCATTTTGACTTGATTTGA
- a CDS encoding class I SAM-dependent rRNA methyltransferase — translation MKLTIKKRAVKKFLKGYPLIQEEDLVQVKRTTEWVELVDQQGKFIGKGYLGKQNKGIGWILSDQDEPFDQSFFEQKFHTAREKRTSFFNDEQTTAFRLFNGEGDGIGGLIIDYYDGFAVFSWYNETLYLIREVLLNAFQAAYPEIVGVYEKIRFETTRLPESQHVTGEEAQEPLLVQENGVTYATYLNEGLMTGIFLDQKEVRGALIDGLALGKSVLNMFSYTGAFSVAAAMGGARETTSVDLAKRSLNKTREQFEVNGLTSDAQKIIVMDVFEYFKYAQRKGFTYDVIILDPPSFARNKKKVFRVAKNYGELVRDSLSILADEGVLIASTNAANVSIDQFQAMIEDELISAEYDYQISGVYRLPDDFQTIDSFPEGNYLKVFVYEIKK, via the coding sequence ATGAAACTAACAATCAAAAAAAGAGCGGTCAAAAAATTTTTAAAAGGTTACCCATTGATCCAAGAAGAAGATCTAGTTCAAGTGAAACGAACAACAGAATGGGTTGAATTAGTTGATCAACAAGGTAAATTTATAGGAAAAGGCTATTTAGGGAAACAAAACAAAGGGATTGGCTGGATACTAAGTGATCAGGATGAACCATTTGATCAATCCTTTTTTGAACAAAAATTCCATACAGCCCGAGAAAAAAGAACAAGCTTTTTTAACGACGAGCAAACTACGGCTTTTCGCTTGTTCAATGGAGAAGGCGATGGTATCGGTGGCTTGATCATCGACTATTATGACGGGTTTGCTGTCTTTTCTTGGTACAATGAAACCTTATACTTGATTCGTGAAGTTTTACTAAACGCTTTTCAAGCTGCTTATCCTGAAATTGTAGGGGTTTACGAAAAAATTCGTTTTGAAACGACACGATTACCTGAGAGCCAGCATGTGACGGGGGAAGAAGCGCAAGAACCTTTACTCGTCCAAGAAAACGGAGTGACCTATGCCACTTATTTGAATGAAGGACTCATGACTGGGATTTTTCTTGACCAAAAAGAAGTCAGAGGAGCTTTGATCGATGGACTGGCATTAGGAAAATCGGTATTGAATATGTTTAGTTATACGGGCGCTTTTTCGGTGGCTGCTGCGATGGGCGGTGCAAGAGAAACGACAAGTGTCGATCTCGCGAAACGAAGCTTAAATAAGACACGCGAACAATTTGAGGTCAATGGTTTAACTTCTGATGCACAAAAAATCATCGTTATGGATGTCTTTGAATACTTTAAATACGCACAACGAAAAGGGTTTACTTATGACGTGATCATTTTAGATCCGCCAAGCTTTGCACGGAACAAGAAAAAAGTCTTTCGTGTGGCAAAAAATTATGGGGAATTAGTTAGAGATAGCTTGTCGATCTTAGCAGATGAAGGCGTCTTGATTGCCTCAACAAATGCAGCCAATGTATCGATCGATCAATTTCAAGCGATGATCGAAGACGAACTGATCTCTGCGGAGTATGATTATCAAATCAGCGGCGTGTATCGCTTACCTGATGATTTTCAAACCATTGATTCTTTCCCAGAAGGCAATTATTTAAAGGTATTCGTATATGAAATAAAAAAATAG
- a CDS encoding response regulator transcription factor, with the protein MNILMIEDNQSVSEMMQMFFLNEGWEATFKYDGKEGLDAFLENPQHWDMVTLDLNLPTMDGMMVGREIRKVSSTVPIIMLTARDSESDQVIGLEMGADDYVTKPFSPLTLIARMKALHRRSELVETKEESTLSDQHFDIQTDHFKMNTKTREAYLNNKPIDGLTPKEFDLLFTLAKKPRQVFSREQLLELVWDYQYFGDERTVDAHIKKLRQKIEKVGPQVIQTVWGVGYKFDDSGVA; encoded by the coding sequence ATGAACATTTTAATGATTGAAGATAATCAATCCGTATCTGAAATGATGCAGATGTTTTTTTTGAATGAAGGTTGGGAAGCAACCTTTAAATATGATGGAAAAGAAGGATTAGATGCGTTTTTAGAAAATCCACAGCACTGGGATATGGTCACGTTAGATCTGAATCTACCGACAATGGATGGCATGATGGTTGGACGAGAAATCCGCAAAGTATCTAGTACTGTACCGATCATTATGTTGACTGCCCGTGATTCTGAAAGTGATCAAGTGATCGGTTTAGAAATGGGGGCAGATGATTACGTCACGAAACCTTTTAGCCCATTAACATTGATTGCCCGTATGAAGGCCTTACACCGCCGCAGTGAGTTAGTGGAAACGAAAGAAGAAAGTACCTTATCTGATCAACACTTTGATATCCAAACCGATCATTTCAAAATGAATACGAAAACACGTGAAGCTTATTTGAACAACAAGCCGATCGATGGTTTGACACCTAAAGAATTCGATCTTTTATTTACATTAGCAAAAAAACCAAGACAAGTTTTTTCAAGAGAACAGTTATTGGAACTAGTTTGGGATTACCAATACTTTGGGGATGAACGAACTGTCGATGCACATATCAAAAAACTGCGTCAAAAAATTGAGAAAGTAGGCCCACAAGTGATCCAAACAGTCTGGGGCGTAGGCTATAAATTTGATGATTCAGGTGTTGCCTGA
- the pepG1 gene encoding type I toxin-antitoxin system toxin PepG1 — translation MEISTEIYERRNLLSAYETIQTIVAFGMFTIALISLVVELLKNDKTK, via the coding sequence ATGGAAATAAGTACAGAAATCTATGAAAGGAGAAACCTTTTGTCTGCATATGAGACAATTCAAACGATCGTAGCTTTCGGTATGTTTACCATTGCTTTGATCAGTTTGGTTGTGGAACTGCTTAAAAACGACAAAACGAAATAG
- a CDS encoding NAD(P)/FAD-dependent oxidoreductase, whose product MEKTYDVIVVGAGTSGMMAAISAAEYGAKVLLIEKNKKAGKKLLMTGGGRCNVTNNRPVDDLIAHIPGNGKFLYSTFSQWNNFDIMEFFESQGVHLKEEDHGRMFPVTNKSKTIIDALVHRLNELNVTMFFGERVEKLIHKENQIYGVRTEFDEFKAKCVILTTGGRTYPSTGATGDGYKLVKKVGHTVTPLYATESPLISEEPFIADKVLQGLSLQDITLRVLNPKGKVITEHTMDLLFTHFGISGPAALRCSSFINNELQKTQVPVTVSLDCFPTKSVQELVQELTELSKESKKNLANAWRGFLPERLLQFYLERLEMTELTGSQTTEKQIQEFAALCKNFEMLIHKTFPIEKSFVTGGGVSLKEVNPKTMESKRLSGLFFGGELLDVNGYTGGFNITAAFATGRVSGMHAAMQSQW is encoded by the coding sequence ATGGAAAAAACTTATGACGTGATTGTTGTTGGTGCAGGAACAAGTGGCATGATGGCTGCAATCAGTGCGGCGGAGTATGGTGCGAAAGTCCTGTTGATCGAAAAAAATAAAAAAGCGGGCAAAAAATTATTGATGACTGGTGGCGGTCGATGTAATGTCACAAATAATCGCCCCGTCGATGATTTGATTGCGCATATCCCTGGAAATGGTAAATTCTTATATAGTACGTTTTCTCAATGGAACAATTTCGATATCATGGAATTCTTTGAATCACAAGGGGTTCATTTAAAAGAAGAAGATCACGGACGAATGTTTCCGGTGACGAATAAATCGAAAACGATCATTGACGCATTAGTTCATCGTCTGAATGAATTGAACGTCACGATGTTTTTTGGTGAACGTGTTGAAAAGTTGATCCATAAAGAGAATCAAATCTATGGTGTACGTACGGAATTTGATGAATTTAAAGCAAAATGTGTCATTTTGACGACGGGTGGTCGAACGTATCCTTCGACTGGTGCAACGGGTGATGGGTATAAGTTGGTCAAAAAAGTGGGGCATACTGTCACGCCCCTTTATGCAACAGAATCTCCGTTGATCTCTGAGGAGCCTTTTATTGCTGATAAAGTGTTACAAGGTCTTTCTTTACAAGATATTACATTGCGCGTCTTGAATCCAAAAGGGAAAGTGATCACGGAACATACGATGGATCTTTTATTTACCCACTTTGGGATCTCTGGCCCTGCTGCTTTACGATGTTCGAGTTTTATTAACAACGAACTACAAAAAACACAAGTGCCTGTCACTGTATCTTTAGATTGTTTTCCGACGAAGTCTGTGCAAGAACTGGTACAAGAGTTAACAGAGTTGAGTAAAGAATCGAAAAAGAATCTAGCCAATGCTTGGCGTGGTTTTCTACCTGAACGTCTGCTACAGTTTTATCTTGAGCGTTTAGAAATGACGGAGTTGACTGGTAGTCAAACAACGGAAAAACAAATTCAGGAGTTTGCTGCATTATGTAAAAATTTCGAGATGTTGATCCACAAGACATTTCCGATCGAGAAATCTTTTGTGACAGGTGGCGGTGTCTCTTTAAAAGAGGTCAACCCGAAAACAATGGAAAGTAAACGATTGAGTGGTTTGTTCTTTGGCGGAGAGTTACTTGATGTCAATGGCTATACAGGCGGCTTTAATATTACTGCAGCTTTTGCTACTGGGCGAGTTTCAGGGATGCATGCAGCGATGCAAAGTCAGTGGTAA